The Streptomyces sp. NL15-2K genome contains a region encoding:
- the map gene encoding type I methionyl aminopeptidase, producing the protein MVQIKTPEQIAKMREAGLVVAAIHAATREAAVPGATTKDLDQVARKVLAEHDAKPNFLGYGGFPATICTSVNEVVVHGIPSEEVVLKDGDIISIDCGAIIDGWHGDAAYTAFVGSGHAPELVELSRVTEESMWAGIAAMKQGNRLVDVSRAIETYIRRQPKPGGGRYGIIEDYGGHGIGTEMHMDPHLLNYVDRRRGKGPKLVPGFCLAIEPMVSLGTPKTEVLSDDWTVITTDGTWSSHWEHSVALTEQGPLVLTAPDGGKAKLAEYGIVAAPDPLA; encoded by the coding sequence ATGGTGCAGATCAAGACCCCCGAGCAGATCGCCAAGATGCGTGAGGCGGGGCTGGTCGTCGCCGCCATTCACGCGGCGACGCGTGAGGCCGCGGTTCCCGGGGCCACGACCAAGGATCTGGACCAGGTGGCGCGCAAGGTGCTCGCGGAGCACGACGCGAAGCCGAACTTCCTGGGCTACGGCGGCTTCCCCGCGACCATCTGCACCTCGGTGAACGAGGTCGTCGTGCACGGCATCCCGTCGGAGGAGGTCGTCCTCAAGGACGGGGACATCATCTCCATCGACTGCGGCGCGATCATCGACGGCTGGCACGGCGACGCGGCGTACACGGCCTTCGTGGGCTCGGGTCACGCTCCGGAGCTGGTGGAGCTCTCCCGGGTCACCGAGGAGTCGATGTGGGCCGGTATCGCGGCCATGAAGCAGGGCAACCGGCTGGTCGACGTCTCCCGGGCCATCGAGACGTACATCCGCCGCCAGCCGAAGCCGGGCGGCGGTCGCTACGGCATCATCGAGGACTACGGCGGCCACGGCATCGGCACCGAGATGCACATGGACCCGCACCTGCTGAACTACGTCGACCGCCGCCGCGGCAAGGGCCCCAAGCTGGTCCCCGGCTTCTGCCTCGCCATCGAGCCGATGGTCTCCCTCGGCACCCCGAAGACAGAGGTCCTGTCGGACGACTGGACGGTCATCACGACGGACGGCACCTGGTCCTCGCACTGGGAGCATTCGGTTGCGTTGACGGAGCAGGGGCCGCTGGTGCTGACGGCGCCGGACGGGGGCAAGGCGAAGCTGGCGGAGTACGGGATTGTGGCTGCGCCGGATCCGCTGGCCTGA
- the truA gene encoding tRNA pseudouridine(38-40) synthase TruA — MSDEVQPGHVRVRLDLSYDGTEFSGWAKQAGGRRTVQGEIEDALRTVTRSRQTYELTVAGRTDAGVHARGQVAHVDLPREVWAEHHGKLLKRLAGRLPRDVRVWALREAPSGFNARFSAVWRRYAYRVTDNPGGVDPLLRNHVLWHDWPLDVDAMNEAAQRLLGEHDFAAYCKRREGATTIRTLQELSLRKGADGIITATVRADAFCHNMVRSLIGALLFVGDGHRGPDWAGKVLAAGVRDSAVHVVRPHGLTLEEVGYPADELLAARNKEARNRRTLPGAGRAAGCC; from the coding sequence GTGAGTGACGAAGTACAGCCCGGACACGTGCGCGTGCGTCTCGACCTTTCCTACGACGGCACCGAGTTCTCCGGGTGGGCCAAGCAGGCCGGGGGGCGGCGGACCGTGCAGGGGGAGATCGAGGACGCGCTGCGTACCGTCACGCGGTCCAGGCAGACGTACGAACTGACCGTGGCCGGGCGCACCGATGCCGGGGTGCACGCCCGCGGGCAGGTCGCCCATGTGGATCTGCCGCGCGAGGTCTGGGCCGAGCACCACGGGAAGCTGCTCAAGCGGCTCGCAGGGCGCCTGCCCAGGGACGTACGGGTGTGGGCCCTCAGGGAGGCGCCCAGTGGCTTCAACGCCCGTTTCTCGGCCGTCTGGAGGCGCTATGCCTACCGCGTCACCGACAACCCCGGGGGAGTGGACCCGCTGCTGCGGAATCACGTCCTGTGGCACGACTGGCCCCTCGACGTCGACGCCATGAACGAGGCGGCCCAGCGGCTGCTCGGGGAGCACGACTTCGCCGCCTACTGCAAGCGGCGGGAGGGGGCGACGACCATTCGTACGCTCCAGGAGCTGAGTCTGCGCAAAGGCGCCGACGGGATCATCACCGCCACCGTCCGCGCCGACGCCTTCTGCCACAACATGGTGCGCTCGCTCATCGGGGCGCTGCTGTTCGTGGGCGACGGGCATCGCGGGCCGGACTGGGCGGGGAAGGTGCTCGCGGCCGGCGTACGGGATTCGGCCGTGCATGTCGTACGGCCGCACGGGCTGACGCTGGAGGAGGTCGGGTACCCGGCGGACGAGTTGCTGGCCGCGCGGAACAAGGAGGCGCGGAACAGGCGGACCCTGCCCGGGGCCGGTCGAGCAGCCGGGTGCTGCTGA
- the rplQ gene encoding 50S ribosomal protein L17, giving the protein MPKPAKGARLGGGAAHEKLLLANLAKALFEHGRITTTEAKARRLRPYAERLVTKAKKGDLHNRRQVLQVITDKSVVHTLFTEIGPRYENRPGGYTRITKIGNRRGDNAPMAVIELVEALTVAQEATGEAEAATKRAAKDAEAAPEAKAEETKVEETKVEETKVDVTKADEAEDAAAAEESKDA; this is encoded by the coding sequence ATGCCGAAGCCCGCCAAGGGTGCCCGTCTGGGCGGCGGCGCCGCGCACGAGAAGCTGCTTCTCGCGAACCTCGCGAAGGCGCTGTTCGAGCACGGCCGCATCACCACCACCGAGGCGAAGGCCCGCCGTCTGCGGCCGTACGCCGAGCGTCTGGTCACCAAGGCGAAGAAGGGCGACCTTCACAACCGCCGTCAGGTTCTCCAGGTCATCACGGACAAGAGCGTCGTCCACACGCTCTTCACCGAGATCGGCCCGCGCTACGAGAACCGTCCCGGTGGCTACACGCGCATCACCAAGATCGGTAACCGCCGTGGCGACAACGCGCCCATGGCCGTCATCGAGCTGGTCGAGGCGCTGACGGTCGCGCAGGAGGCGACCGGTGAGGCCGAGGCCGCCACCAAGCGTGCCGCCAAGGACGCCGAGGCTGCCCCTGAGGCCAAGGCCGAGGAGACCAAGGTCGAGGAGACCAAGGTCGAGGAGACCAAGGTCGACGTGACCAAGGCCGACGAGGCCGAGGACGCGGCTGCGGCCGAGGAGTCCAAGGACGCCTGA
- the secY gene encoding preprotein translocase subunit SecY — MLTAFARAFKTPDLRKKLLFTLGIIVVYRAGTHVPIPGVDYRNVQTCIDQASSSQGLFGLVNMFSGGALLQITIFALGIMPYITASIILQLLTVVIPRLEALKKEGQAGTSKITQYTRYLTVALAILQGTGLVATARSGALFTGCPVGNQIVPDQSIFVTITMVITMTAGTAVVMWLGELITDRGIGNGMSILMFISIAATFPSALWAIKQQGSLADGWIEFGTVILVGLVMVGLVVFVEQAQRRIPVQYAKRMIGRRSYGGTSTYIPLKVNQAGVIPVIFASSLLYIPALIVQFSNSQAGWATWITKNLADTAAPAHITLYFFLIVFFAFFYVAISFNPEEVADNMKKYGGFIPGIRAGRPTAEYLSYVLNRITWPGSLYLGLIALVPTMALAGFGANQNFPFGGTSILIIVGVGLETVKQIESQLQQRNYEGFLR; from the coding sequence GTGCTCACCGCGTTCGCCCGGGCGTTCAAGACGCCCGACCTGCGCAAGAAGCTGCTCTTCACGCTCGGCATCATCGTGGTCTATCGGGCAGGCACGCATGTACCGATCCCGGGTGTCGACTACCGGAACGTACAGACCTGTATCGACCAGGCGAGCTCCAGCCAGGGTCTGTTCGGTCTGGTCAACATGTTCAGTGGTGGCGCGCTGCTGCAGATCACGATCTTCGCGCTCGGCATCATGCCGTACATCACGGCGAGCATCATCCTGCAGCTGTTGACCGTCGTGATCCCACGCCTGGAAGCCCTCAAGAAGGAGGGACAGGCGGGCACGTCGAAGATCACGCAGTACACCCGTTACCTGACGGTGGCGCTCGCGATCCTGCAGGGCACCGGTCTGGTGGCCACGGCCCGCAGCGGTGCGCTGTTCACCGGCTGCCCGGTCGGCAACCAGATCGTGCCGGACCAGTCGATCTTCGTCACCATCACGATGGTCATCACCATGACCGCCGGCACCGCCGTCGTCATGTGGCTCGGTGAGCTCATCACCGACCGCGGCATTGGCAACGGCATGTCGATCCTCATGTTCATCTCCATCGCCGCGACCTTCCCGTCCGCGCTGTGGGCCATCAAGCAGCAGGGCTCCCTGGCCGACGGCTGGATCGAGTTCGGCACCGTCATCCTCGTCGGCCTGGTGATGGTCGGCCTGGTGGTCTTCGTCGAGCAGGCCCAGCGCCGCATCCCCGTGCAGTACGCCAAGCGGATGATCGGCCGCCGCTCCTACGGTGGTACGTCGACGTACATCCCGCTGAAGGTCAACCAGGCGGGTGTGATTCCCGTCATCTTCGCTTCGTCGCTGCTCTACATCCCGGCGCTGATCGTCCAGTTCTCCAATTCCCAGGCGGGATGGGCGACCTGGATCACGAAGAACCTGGCCGACACGGCGGCGCCGGCGCACATCACTCTCTACTTCTTCCTGATCGTCTTCTTCGCGTTCTTCTACGTGGCCATCTCGTTCAACCCCGAGGAAGTCGCGGACAACATGAAGAAGTATGGTGGCTTCATCCCGGGCATCCGGGCTGGCCGACCGACCGCTGAGTATTTGTCGTACGTACTCAACCGGATCACCTGGCCGGGTTCGCTGTACTTGGGGCTGATCGCTCTCGTGCCGACGATGGCGTTGGCTGGTTTCGGGGCTAACCAGAACTTCCCGTTCGGCGGGACCAGCATCCTGATCATCGTGGGTGTGGGTCTCGAGACGGTGAAGCAGATCGAGAGTCAGCTTCAGCAGCGCAATTACGAAGGGTTCCTCCGCTGA
- the rpmD gene encoding 50S ribosomal protein L30, with amino-acid sequence MAQLKITQTKSYIGSKQNHRDTLRSLGLKGINTVVVKEDRPEFRGMVHTVRHLVTVEEVD; translated from the coding sequence ATGGCTCAGCTCAAGATCACGCAGACGAAGTCGTACATCGGCAGCAAGCAGAACCACCGTGACACCCTTCGGTCGCTTGGTCTCAAGGGGATCAACACCGTGGTCGTCAAGGAGGACCGCCCCGAGTTCCGCGGCATGGTGCACACCGTCCGCCACCTCGTGACGGTCGAGGAGGTCGACTGA
- the rpsK gene encoding 30S ribosomal protein S11 encodes MPPKGRQGAAKKVRRKEKKNVAHGHAHIKSTFNNTIVSITDPSGNVISWASAGHVGFKGSRKSTPFAAQMAAESAARRAQEHGMRKVDVFVKGPGSGRETAIRSLQATGLEVGSIQDVTPTPHNGCRPPKRRRV; translated from the coding sequence ATGCCCCCCAAGGGTCGTCAGGGCGCTGCCAAGAAGGTGCGCCGCAAGGAAAAGAAGAACGTCGCTCACGGCCACGCGCACATCAAGAGCACGTTCAACAACACGATCGTCTCGATCACGGACCCCTCGGGCAACGTGATCTCCTGGGCCTCCGCCGGCCACGTCGGCTTCAAGGGCTCGCGCAAGTCGACCCCCTTCGCCGCGCAGATGGCCGCCGAGTCGGCCGCCCGCCGCGCGCAGGAGCACGGCATGCGCAAGGTGGACGTGTTCGTCAAGGGCCCGGGTTCGGGTCGTGAGACCGCCATCCGTTCGCTTCAGGCGACCGGCCTCGAGGTGGGCTCCATCCAGGACGTCACCCCCACCCCGCACAACGGCTGCCGTCCGCCGAAGCGTCGTCGCGTCTGA
- the rpsM gene encoding 30S ribosomal protein S13, with protein sequence MARVSGVDIPREKRVEVALTYVFGIGRTLSQLTLAETGVDPNTRVRDLSEEQLVAIREYVDNNIKTEGDLRREVQADIRRKVEIGCYQGLRHRRGLPVRGQRTSTNARTRKGPRRAIAGKKKPGKK encoded by the coding sequence ATGGCACGCGTTTCCGGTGTTGACATCCCGCGCGAAAAGCGCGTGGAAGTCGCGCTCACCTACGTGTTCGGCATCGGCCGGACCCTCTCGCAGCTGACGCTGGCTGAGACCGGCGTGGACCCGAACACCCGTGTTCGCGACCTCTCCGAGGAGCAGCTCGTCGCGATCCGCGAGTACGTCGACAACAACATCAAGACCGAGGGTGACCTCCGTCGCGAGGTCCAGGCCGACATCCGCCGCAAGGTGGAGATCGGCTGCTACCAGGGTCTGCGTCACCGCCGCGGTCTGCCCGTCCGCGGTCAGCGCACCAGCACGAACGCCCGCACCCGCAAGGGCCCGCGTCGCGCCATCGCCGGCAAGAAGAAGCCGGGCAAGAAGTAG
- the rpmJ gene encoding 50S ribosomal protein L36, with the protein MKVKPSVKKICDKCRVIRRHGRVMVICENPRHKQRQG; encoded by the coding sequence ATGAAGGTCAAGCCGAGCGTCAAGAAGATCTGCGACAAGTGCAGGGTGATCCGCCGTCACGGCCGGGTCATGGTCATCTGCGAGAACCCGCGCCACAAGCAGCGCCAGGGCTGA
- the rpsE gene encoding 30S ribosomal protein S5, with product MAGPQRRGSGAGGGERRDRKGRDGGAAAAEKTAYVERVVAINRVAKVVKGGRRFSFTALVVVGDGDGTVGVGYGKAKEVPAAIAKGVEEAKKHFFKVPRIQGTIPHPITGEKAAGVVLLKPASPGTGVIAGGPVRAVLECAGIHDVLSKSLGSSNAINIVHATVEALKGLQRPEEIAARRGLPLEDVAPAALLRARAGAGAA from the coding sequence ATGGCTGGACCCCAGCGCCGCGGAAGCGGTGCCGGTGGCGGCGAGCGGCGGGACCGGAAGGGCCGTGACGGCGGCGCAGCTGCCGCCGAGAAGACCGCTTACGTTGAGCGTGTCGTCGCGATCAACCGCGTCGCCAAGGTTGTGAAGGGTGGTCGTCGCTTCAGCTTCACCGCGCTGGTCGTGGTGGGCGACGGTGACGGCACCGTGGGTGTCGGATACGGCAAGGCCAAGGAGGTGCCGGCCGCCATCGCCAAGGGCGTTGAGGAGGCCAAGAAGCACTTCTTCAAGGTCCCCCGGATCCAGGGCACCATCCCGCACCCGATCACGGGTGAGAAGGCTGCGGGCGTCGTTCTCCTCAAGCCGGCCTCGCCGGGTACCGGTGTTATCGCCGGTGGTCCCGTGCGTGCCGTCCTGGAGTGCGCCGGTATCCACGACGTGCTGTCGAAGTCGCTCGGCTCGTCGAACGCGATCAACATCGTGCACGCGACCGTGGAGGCCCTGAAGGGTCTGCAGCGTCCCGAGGAGATCGCGGCCCGCCGCGGTCTGCCCCTCGAGGACGTCGCTCCCGCGGCTCTGCTGCGTGCGCGTGCCGGGGCTGGTGCTGCGTAA
- a CDS encoding adenylate kinase, which produces MRIVLVGPPGAGKGTQAAFLAQNLSIPHISTGDLFRANISQQTELGKLAKSYMDAGNLVPDEVTIGMAKDRMEKPDAENGFLLDGFPRNVSQAEALDEMLQSESMKLDAVLDLEVPEEEVVKRIAGRRICRNDSAHVFHVSYKPAAKEGVCDVCGGELYQRDDDSEETVRKRLEVYHTQTEPIIDYYKAQGLVVTISALGKVEDVTARAMEALKREDEGK; this is translated from the coding sequence ATGCGTATCGTCCTCGTCGGGCCGCCGGGTGCCGGTAAGGGAACGCAGGCCGCGTTCCTCGCACAGAACCTGTCGATCCCGCACATCTCCACGGGCGACCTGTTCCGGGCCAACATCAGCCAGCAGACGGAACTCGGCAAACTGGCGAAGTCCTACATGGACGCCGGAAACCTGGTGCCGGACGAGGTCACGATCGGCATGGCCAAGGACCGCATGGAGAAGCCGGACGCCGAGAACGGCTTTCTCCTCGACGGCTTCCCGCGCAATGTCTCGCAGGCCGAGGCGCTGGACGAGATGCTGCAGTCCGAGAGCATGAAGCTGGACGCGGTGCTGGACCTCGAGGTCCCCGAGGAAGAGGTCGTCAAGCGGATCGCCGGCCGCCGCATCTGCCGCAACGACTCGGCGCACGTGTTCCACGTGTCGTACAAGCCGGCGGCGAAGGAAGGCGTCTGCGACGTCTGCGGCGGCGAGCTGTACCAGCGGGACGACGACTCCGAGGAGACCGTGCGCAAGCGGCTCGAGGTCTACCACACGCAGACCGAGCCGATCATCGACTACTACAAGGCTCAGGGGCTGGTCGTGACCATCTCCGCACTGGGCAAGGTGGAAGACGTCACGGCTCGCGCCATGGAGGCGCTCAAGCGTGAGGACGAGGGCAAGTAG
- a CDS encoding DNA-directed RNA polymerase subunit alpha, which translates to MLIAQRPSLTEEVVDEFRSRFVIEPLEPGFGYTLGNSLRRTLLSSIPGAAVTSIRIDGVLHEFTTVPGVKEDVTDLILNIKQLVVSSEHDEPVVMYLRKQGPGLVTAADIAPPAGVEVHNPDLVLATLNGKGKLEMELTVERGRGYVSAVQNKQVGQEIGRIPVDSIYSPVLKVTYKVEATRVEQRTDFDKLIVDVETKQAMRPRDAMASAGKTLVELFGLARELNIDAEGIDMGPSPTDAALAADLALPIEELELTVRSYNCLKREGIHSVGELVARSEADLLDIRNFGAKSIDEVKAKLAGMGLALKDSPPGFDPTAAADAFGADDDADAGFVETEQY; encoded by the coding sequence ATGCTGATCGCTCAGCGTCCCTCGTTGACCGAAGAAGTCGTCGACGAATTCCGCTCCCGGTTCGTGATCGAGCCGCTGGAGCCGGGCTTCGGCTACACCCTCGGAAACTCCCTGCGTCGTACGCTCCTCTCCTCGATCCCGGGTGCGGCGGTCACGTCCATCCGTATCGACGGCGTTCTGCACGAGTTCACCACCGTGCCGGGCGTCAAGGAGGACGTCACCGACCTGATCCTCAACATCAAGCAGCTGGTCGTCTCCTCGGAGCACGACGAGCCGGTCGTGATGTACCTGCGCAAGCAGGGCCCGGGTCTCGTCACCGCCGCCGACATCGCGCCCCCGGCCGGTGTCGAGGTGCACAACCCCGACCTCGTCCTCGCCACGCTCAACGGCAAGGGCAAGCTGGAGATGGAGCTGACGGTCGAGCGTGGCCGTGGTTACGTCTCCGCCGTGCAGAACAAGCAGGTCGGTCAGGAGATCGGTCGTATTCCGGTCGACTCGATCTACTCGCCGGTTCTGAAGGTCACGTACAAGGTCGAGGCGACCCGTGTCGAGCAGCGCACCGACTTCGACAAGCTGATCGTCGACGTCGAGACCAAGCAGGCGATGCGTCCGCGTGACGCGATGGCCTCCGCCGGTAAGACCCTGGTCGAGCTGTTCGGGCTGGCCCGTGAGCTCAACATCGACGCCGAGGGCATCGACATGGGTCCGTCGCCGACGGACGCCGCCCTCGCCGCCGATCTGGCGCTGCCGATCGAGGAGCTGGAGCTCACCGTTCGGTCGTACAACTGCCTCAAGCGTGAGGGCATCCACTCCGTGGGTGAGCTGGTCGCGCGCTCCGAGGCCGACCTGCTCGACATTCGTAACTTCGGTGCGAAGTCGATCGACGAGGTCAAGGCGAAGCTGGCCGGCATGGGCCTGGCCCTGAAGGACAGCCCGCCCGGATTCGACCCGACCGCCGCCGCCGACGCCTTCGGCGCCGACGACGACGCGGACGCGGGTTTCGTGGAGACCGAGCAGTACTGA
- the infA gene encoding translation initiation factor IF-1 translates to MAKKQGAIEIEGTVVESLPNAMFKVELQNGHQVLAHISGKMRMHYIRILPDDRVVVELSPYDLTRGRIVYRYK, encoded by the coding sequence GTGGCCAAGAAGCAAGGTGCCATCGAGATCGAAGGCACTGTCGTCGAGTCTCTCCCGAACGCCATGTTCAAGGTGGAGCTCCAGAACGGCCACCAGGTCCTGGCACACATCAGCGGCAAGATGCGTATGCACTACATCCGCATCCTCCCTGACGACCGGGTCGTGGTGGAGCTGTCTCCGTACGACCTGACGCGTGGCCGGATCGTCTACCGGTACAAGTAG
- the rplR gene encoding 50S ribosomal protein L18 has translation MAYGQKILKGDAYKRAAIKRRHIRIRKSINGTAERPRLVVTRSNRHIVAQVIDDLKGHTLASASTLDTSIRGGEGDKSAQAKQVGALVAERAKAAGVEAVVFDRGGNQYAGRIAALADAAREAGLKF, from the coding sequence ATGGCATACGGACAGAAGATCCTCAAGGGCGACGCCTACAAGCGCGCCGCGATCAAGCGCCGCCACATCCGGATCCGCAAGTCGATCAACGGTACGGCGGAGCGTCCTCGTCTGGTCGTGACCCGCTCGAACCGCCACATCGTTGCCCAGGTGATCGACGACCTCAAGGGTCACACCCTTGCGTCGGCGTCCACCCTGGACACCTCGATCCGCGGTGGCGAGGGCGACAAGTCCGCGCAGGCCAAGCAGGTCGGCGCCCTGGTCGCCGAGCGTGCCAAGGCCGCCGGTGTCGAGGCCGTCGTATTCGACCGTGGTGGCAACCAGTACGCCGGGCGCATCGCCGCTCTGGCGGACGCCGCCCGCGAAGCCGGCCTGAAGTTCTAG
- a CDS encoding type Z 30S ribosomal protein S14 — MAKKALIAKAARKPKFGVRGYTRCQRCGRPHSVYRKFGLCRVCLREMAHRGELPGVTKSSW; from the coding sequence ATGGCGAAGAAGGCTCTGATTGCCAAGGCTGCTCGTAAGCCCAAGTTCGGTGTACGTGGCTACACGCGCTGCCAGCGCTGCGGCCGCCCGCACTCCGTGTACCGCAAGTTCGGCCTGTGCCGCGTGTGCCTTCGTGAGATGGCTCACCGTGGCGAGCTGCCGGGCGTGACCAAGAGCTCCTGGTAA
- the rpsH gene encoding 30S ribosomal protein S8 has translation MTMTDPIADMLTRLRNANSAYHDTVAMPHSKIKSHIAEILQQEGFITGWKVEDAEVGKNLVLELKFGPNRERSIAGIKRISKPGLRVYAKSTNLPKVLGGLGVAIISTSHGLLTDKQAGKKGVGGEVLAYVW, from the coding sequence ATGACCATGACTGATCCGATCGCAGACATGCTTACGCGTCTGCGAAACGCGAACTCGGCGTACCACGACACCGTGGCGATGCCGCACTCGAAGATCAAGTCGCACATCGCGGAGATCCTCCAGCAGGAGGGCTTCATCACGGGCTGGAAGGTCGAGGACGCCGAGGTCGGCAAGAACCTCGTCCTGGAGCTGAAGTTCGGCCCCAACCGTGAGCGCTCCATCGCGGGCATCAAGCGGATCTCCAAGCCCGGTCTGCGGGTTTACGCGAAGTCCACCAACCTGCCGAAGGTGCTCGGCGGCCTCGGCGTGGCGATCATCTCCACGTCCCACGGGCTCCTCACCGACAAGCAGGCCGGCAAGAAGGGCGTAGGCGGAGAAGTTCTCGCCTACGTCTGGTAG
- the rplO gene encoding 50S ribosomal protein L15: MAENNPLKIHNLRPAPGAKTAKTRVGRGEASKGKTAGRGTKGTKARYQVPERFEGGQMPLHMRLPKLKGFKNPFKTEYQVVNLDKLAALYPEGGEVTVESLVAKGAVRKNSLVKVLGQGEISVALQVTVDAVSGSAKEKITAAGGTVTELV, from the coding sequence ATGGCGGAGAACAACCCGCTCAAGATCCACAACCTCCGTCCCGCCCCGGGCGCCAAGACCGCCAAGACCCGTGTCGGTCGTGGTGAGGCGTCGAAGGGTAAGACGGCCGGTCGTGGTACCAAGGGAACCAAGGCCCGCTACCAGGTTCCGGAGCGCTTCGAGGGTGGCCAGATGCCGCTGCACATGCGCCTCCCGAAGCTGAAGGGCTTCAAGAACCCGTTCAAGACCGAGTACCAGGTCGTGAACCTCGACAAGCTGGCCGCGCTCTACCCCGAGGGTGGCGAGGTCACCGTCGAGTCGCTGGTGGCCAAGGGTGCCGTTCGCAAGAACAGCCTCGTCAAGGTCCTCGGCCAGGGCGAGATCTCCGTGGCACTGCAGGTGACGGTCGACGCCGTCTCCGGCTCCGCCAAGGAGAAGATCACCGCTGCCGGCGGTACCGTCACCGAGCTCGTCTGA
- the rplF gene encoding 50S ribosomal protein L6, producing MSRIGKLPITVPAGVDVTIDGRTVSVKGPKGSLTHTVAAPIEIVRAEDGVLNVTRPNDERQNKALHGLSRTLVANMITGVTQGYVKKLEISGVGYRVQAKGSNLEFALGYSHPITVEAPEGITFKVESATRFQVEGIDKQKVGEVAANIRKLRKPDPYKAKGVKYEGEVIRRKVGKAGK from the coding sequence ATGTCGCGCATTGGCAAGCTCCCCATCACGGTTCCCGCCGGCGTGGACGTCACCATCGACGGCCGCACGGTTTCGGTCAAGGGCCCCAAGGGCTCGCTGACCCACACCGTTGCCGCGCCGATCGAGATCGTCAGGGCTGAGGACGGCGTTCTGAACGTCACCCGCCCCAACGACGAGCGTCAGAACAAGGCCCTGCACGGCCTGTCCCGCACGCTGGTGGCGAACATGATCACCGGCGTGACCCAGGGTTACGTGAAGAAGCTCGAGATCAGCGGTGTCGGTTACCGCGTGCAGGCCAAGGGTTCGAACCTCGAGTTCGCGCTCGGCTACAGCCACCCGATCACCGTCGAGGCGCCCGAGGGCATCACCTTCAAGGTGGAGTCCGCGACCCGCTTCCAGGTCGAGGGCATCGACAAGCAGAAGGTCGGCGAGGTTGCGGCGAACATCCGCAAGCTGCGCAAGCCCGACCCGTACAAGGCCAAGGGCGTCAAGTACGAGGGCGAAGTCATCCGCCGCAAGGTCGGAAAGGCGGGTAAGTAA